One stretch of Paracoccus liaowanqingii DNA includes these proteins:
- a CDS encoding sigma-54-dependent transcriptional regulator → MPPIRPLPRASTTGWRAEGRMRGRIAFIDDEAPLCAAAADWLEASGFEVATFTDPAEALAGIRAEACDCVVTDLRMPGLSGQQVLDALRGQDPDLPVILLSGHADVPVAVAAMRTGAHDFLEKPYRAEHLVEVLDRAVDLRRMRREARIRRASPLSAGRLETRLPGNSPALHHLRRAVQHLADLPLDLMLVGEPGSGRSEVARCLHDLGRRARRPFVVIHGAGLPDGALEAELLGHERGHLAGVSGARAGRLEQAQGGTLYLADLQAVPLSVQARLMRVLQAGAVERIGGQTARPVDLRLIAAVEGDPAALVAQGRLRPDLFHRLSAGALHIPPLRDRAEDVPALFTAMAEAAAARLGLPMPDLRPADLDRLSARPWPGNLAELRASAERAVLALPAGPAPAGDAPSLPDRMARVEAQIIAEALAVADGSSARAADALGIPRRTLNEKIARHGLRAD, encoded by the coding sequence ATGCCGCCCATCCGGCCGCTGCCCCGCGCCTCGACGACCGGCTGGCGGGCTGAGGGGCGGATGCGCGGCCGGATCGCCTTCATCGACGACGAGGCGCCGCTCTGCGCGGCGGCGGCGGACTGGCTGGAGGCCTCGGGCTTCGAGGTGGCGACCTTCACCGATCCCGCCGAGGCGCTGGCGGGCATCCGGGCCGAGGCCTGCGACTGCGTGGTGACCGACCTGCGGATGCCGGGCCTGTCGGGCCAGCAGGTGCTGGACGCGCTGCGGGGCCAGGACCCCGACCTGCCGGTGATCCTGCTGTCGGGCCATGCCGACGTGCCGGTGGCGGTGGCCGCGATGCGCACCGGGGCGCATGACTTCCTGGAAAAGCCCTATCGCGCCGAGCATCTGGTCGAGGTGCTGGACCGCGCCGTCGACCTGCGCCGGATGCGGCGCGAGGCGCGGATCCGGCGGGCCTCGCCCCTGTCGGCGGGGCGGCTGGAGACGCGGCTGCCCGGCAACAGCCCCGCCCTGCACCACCTGCGCCGCGCGGTGCAGCACCTGGCCGACCTGCCGCTGGACCTGATGCTGGTCGGAGAGCCGGGCTCGGGGCGGTCCGAGGTCGCGCGCTGCCTGCATGATCTGGGCCGCCGTGCGCGCCGCCCCTTCGTCGTCATCCACGGTGCGGGCCTGCCCGACGGGGCGCTGGAGGCGGAATTGCTGGGCCACGAGCGCGGCCATCTGGCCGGCGTCTCGGGCGCGCGGGCGGGGCGGCTGGAACAGGCACAGGGCGGCACGCTGTATCTGGCCGACCTGCAGGCGGTGCCGCTGTCGGTGCAGGCGCGGCTGATGCGGGTGCTGCAGGCGGGCGCGGTGGAACGCATCGGCGGGCAGACCGCGCGCCCCGTCGATCTGCGCCTGATCGCGGCGGTCGAGGGCGATCCCGCGGCGCTTGTGGCGCAGGGGCGGCTGCGGCCCGACCTGTTCCACCGCCTGTCCGCCGGCGCGCTGCACATCCCGCCCCTGCGCGACCGGGCCGAGGACGTGCCCGCGCTGTTCACCGCCATGGCCGAGGCCGCCGCCGCGCGCTTGGGCCTGCCGATGCCCGACCTGCGCCCCGCCGATCTGGACCGCCTGTCCGCCCGGCCCTGGCCCGGCAACCTGGCCGAACTGCGCGCCAGCGCCGAGCGCGCCGTGCTGGCCCTGCCCGCCGGTCCCGCGCCCGCAGGCGACGCCCCCAGCCTGCCCGACCGCATGGCACGGGTCGAGGCTCAGATCATCGCCGAGGCGCTGGCGGTGGCCGACGGCTCCTCGGCCCGGGCCGCCGATGCCTTGGGCATCCCCCGCCGGACGCTGAACGAAAAGATCGCACGGCACGGCCTGCGCGCCGATTGA
- a CDS encoding SIS domain-containing protein, whose product MTPSHMAREVAEIPQAAARFLDRARPALADTARALRDRDPALLATVARGSSDHAATYLKYAVELQAGLPVASIGPSIASVYRRPLRLAGGACIGISQSGQSPDIVDLMAAAVAGGALSVAITNHPDSPLAQAATHCLPLEAGEERSVAATKTFVNSVVAGLALLAEWQDDAPLRAALDALPEALAQAVALDWQPLSDRLHEASHAFVLGRGPAIAIAAEAALKLKETCGLHAEAYSAAEVLHGPAAIVQARFPVLVLGVEDAALPHVRDTAARLAAQGADVFVTGTDARGATRLPHVAALHPLVAPLVLIAAHYACVEGLARRRGFDPDTPPHLRKVTETL is encoded by the coding sequence ATGACCCCCAGCCACATGGCCCGCGAGGTGGCCGAGATCCCGCAGGCCGCCGCCCGATTCCTCGACCGCGCCCGGCCCGCGCTGGCGGACACCGCCCGGGCGCTGCGCGACCGCGATCCCGCCCTGCTGGCGACGGTGGCGCGCGGATCCTCGGACCATGCCGCGACCTATCTGAAATACGCGGTCGAGCTGCAGGCGGGCCTGCCCGTGGCCTCGATCGGGCCGTCCATCGCCTCGGTCTATCGCCGGCCCCTGCGGCTGGCGGGCGGGGCCTGCATCGGCATCTCGCAATCGGGCCAAAGCCCCGACATCGTGGACCTGATGGCGGCGGCGGTCGCGGGGGGGGCGCTGTCGGTGGCAATCACCAACCATCCCGACAGCCCCCTGGCGCAGGCCGCCACCCATTGCCTGCCGCTGGAGGCGGGCGAGGAACGCTCGGTCGCGGCCACCAAGACCTTCGTGAACTCGGTCGTCGCGGGGCTGGCGCTGCTGGCCGAATGGCAGGACGACGCCCCCCTGCGCGCCGCGCTGGATGCCCTGCCCGAGGCCTTGGCGCAGGCGGTGGCGCTGGACTGGCAGCCGCTGTCGGACCGGCTGCACGAGGCGTCGCACGCCTTCGTGCTGGGGCGCGGCCCTGCCATCGCCATCGCTGCCGAGGCCGCGCTGAAGCTGAAGGAGACCTGCGGCCTGCATGCCGAGGCCTACAGCGCCGCCGAGGTGCTGCACGGCCCCGCCGCCATCGTGCAGGCGCGCTTTCCGGTGCTGGTGCTGGGGGTCGAGGACGCGGCCCTGCCCCATGTCCGCGACACCGCCGCCCGGCTGGCCGCGCAGGGCGCCGATGTCTTCGTGACCGGCACCGACGCGCGAGGGGCCACGCGCCTGCCCCATGTGGCAGCCCTGCATCCCCTGGTCGCGCCGCTGGTGCTGATCGCCGCCCATTACGCCTGCGTCGAGGGGCTGGCCCGGCGCCGGGGCTTCGATCCCGACACGCCCCCGCATCTGCGCAAGGTGACGGAGACGCTGTGA
- the nagA gene encoding N-acetylglucosamine-6-phosphate deacetylase has translation MRHVLTGARIFDGTRLLTDHALVIEDGRIAGLPPLAEAPPATRQVAGILAPGFVDLQVNGGAGLMVGGDTDPDALRRICAAHRALGCAGILPTLITDTAEVTARVIAAGIRAAQDGTPGFLGLHLEGPHLDPRRAGAHDPALIRPMEEADLARLIAAARALPVLMVTLAPEAATPAQIAALTQAGVIVSLGHSDCSFEAARAAFGAGAQAATHLFNAMSQMGHRAPGLVGAVLSGQAFAGLIADGLHVHPEALRIALAARPEGLFLVSDCMAFAGTDRTRMTLHGRTVQREDGRLTLPDGTLAGADLRLDGALRLLVSDLGVPVARALAMATRVPAGLARIGDRVGALAPGRAAEVILLDDDLRLAGIWQDGDLRPVPPDDRGPERNPAPGA, from the coding sequence ATGCGCCATGTCCTGACCGGCGCCCGCATCTTCGACGGCACCCGCCTGCTGACGGATCATGCGCTGGTCATCGAGGACGGGCGCATCGCGGGCCTTCCGCCGTTGGCCGAGGCGCCCCCCGCGACGCGGCAGGTGGCGGGGATCCTGGCGCCGGGCTTCGTCGATCTGCAGGTGAATGGCGGGGCGGGGCTGATGGTCGGCGGCGACACCGACCCGGACGCGCTGCGCCGGATCTGCGCCGCGCACCGGGCGCTTGGCTGTGCGGGCATCCTGCCCACGCTGATCACCGACACGGCCGAGGTCACCGCCCGTGTCATCGCCGCCGGGATCCGGGCCGCGCAAGACGGCACCCCCGGCTTTCTGGGCCTGCATCTGGAGGGGCCGCATCTGGACCCCCGCCGCGCGGGCGCCCATGATCCCGCCCTGATCCGCCCGATGGAGGAGGCCGATCTGGCCCGCCTGATCGCGGCGGCCCGCGCCCTGCCGGTGCTGATGGTGACGCTGGCGCCCGAGGCCGCGACCCCTGCGCAGATCGCCGCCCTGACGCAGGCGGGCGTCATCGTCAGCCTGGGGCATAGCGATTGCAGCTTCGAGGCGGCCCGCGCGGCCTTTGGCGCCGGCGCGCAGGCCGCCACGCATCTCTTCAACGCCATGAGCCAGATGGGCCATCGCGCGCCGGGGCTGGTGGGGGCGGTGCTGTCGGGCCAGGCCTTCGCGGGGCTGATCGCGGACGGCCTCCATGTCCATCCCGAGGCGCTGCGCATCGCCTTGGCCGCGCGGCCCGAGGGGCTGTTCCTGGTCAGCGACTGCATGGCCTTCGCGGGCACCGACCGGACCCGGATGACCCTGCACGGCCGCACGGTGCAACGCGAGGACGGGCGCCTGACCCTGCCCGACGGCACGCTGGCCGGGGCCGACCTGCGGCTGGACGGGGCCCTGCGCCTGCTGGTGTCCGACCTGGGCGTGCCGGTGGCGCGCGCGCTGGCCATGGCGACGCGGGTGCCCGCCGGGCTGGCGCGGATCGGGGACCGCGTGGGCGCGCTGGCTCCGGGGCGGGCGGCCGAGGTGATCCTGCTGGACGATGACCTGAGGCTGGCAGGGATCTGGCAGGACGGTGACCTGCGGCCCGTGCCGCCCGACGACAGGGGCCCGGAACGCAACCCCGCCCCCGGGGCTTGA
- a CDS encoding TAXI family TRAP transporter solute-binding subunit, translating into MFHRIAATVPAIALGGLMVTAPQAQAQDFINVLTGGTSGVYYPLGVALSEIYAEGIEGSRTQVQATKASVENLNLLAQGRGEIAFALGDSVQAAWDGNEEAGFPRPLTELRAIAAIYPNYIQIVADAAAGVSTLEDLRGKTLSVGAPASGTELNARAIFAAAGMSYDDLAKVEYLPYAESAELIKNRQLEATLQSSGLGVAFIQDLSATHDITIVSIPEETVTAIGAPFAPAMIPAGTYAGIDEDIPTAAIGNMLISHEGVSEETAYQMTKLMFDNVDRMRSSHGAAEGISPETALEGISIPLHPGAERYYREIGLIE; encoded by the coding sequence ATGTTCCATCGTATCGCCGCCACCGTTCCCGCCATCGCCCTGGGGGGCCTGATGGTCACGGCGCCGCAGGCGCAGGCGCAGGACTTCATCAACGTGCTGACCGGGGGCACCTCGGGCGTCTACTACCCCCTGGGCGTCGCGCTGTCGGAAATCTATGCCGAGGGGATCGAGGGCTCGCGCACGCAGGTCCAGGCGACCAAGGCCTCGGTCGAGAACCTGAACCTTCTGGCGCAGGGCCGGGGCGAGATCGCCTTCGCCCTTGGCGACAGCGTGCAGGCCGCGTGGGACGGCAACGAGGAGGCCGGTTTCCCGCGCCCCCTGACGGAATTGCGCGCCATCGCCGCGATCTATCCCAACTACATCCAGATCGTCGCGGATGCGGCGGCGGGCGTCTCGACGCTGGAGGATCTGCGCGGCAAGACCCTGTCCGTGGGCGCCCCGGCCTCGGGGACCGAACTGAACGCGCGGGCGATCTTTGCCGCCGCCGGCATGAGCTATGACGATCTGGCCAAGGTGGAATACCTGCCCTATGCGGAATCGGCCGAGCTGATCAAGAACCGCCAGCTGGAGGCGACGCTGCAATCCTCGGGCCTGGGCGTGGCCTTCATCCAGGATCTGTCGGCGACCCACGACATCACCATCGTGTCGATCCCCGAGGAAACCGTGACCGCCATCGGCGCGCCCTTCGCGCCCGCGATGATCCCGGCGGGCACCTATGCCGGCATCGACGAGGACATCCCGACCGCGGCCATCGGCAACATGCTGATCAGCCACGAGGGCGTGTCCGAGGAGACCGCCTATCAGATGACCAAGCTGATGTTCGACAATGTGGACCGCATGCGGTCCTCGCACGGGGCCGCCGAGGGCATCAGCCCCGAGACCGCACTGGAGGGGATCTCGATCCCGCTGCATCCGGGCGCCGAGCGGTATTACCGCGAGATCGGCCTGATCGAGTAA
- a CDS encoding DUF1850 domain-containing protein gives MMLCVAAGAFALSLATEGFTLDWTHSVARTVWWERWQITDAGLTPVEARITGTGAGMEPPPDARLRDGVWHYAPQVPPQRQVVLAASGATGAGWRLCAQGTCHALTEDQGPLRLWSAERCEG, from the coding sequence CTGATGCTGTGCGTGGCGGCGGGGGCCTTCGCGCTGTCGCTCGCCACGGAGGGCTTCACGCTGGACTGGACCCATTCGGTGGCGCGGACCGTCTGGTGGGAACGCTGGCAGATCACGGATGCGGGCCTGACCCCGGTCGAGGCCCGCATCACCGGCACGGGCGCCGGGATGGAGCCGCCGCCCGACGCCCGCCTGCGGGACGGCGTCTGGCACTATGCCCCGCAGGTGCCGCCGCAGCGGCAGGTGGTGCTGGCGGCCTCGGGCGCGACGGGCGCGGGCTGGCGGCTCTGCGCGCAAGGCACGTGCCATGCTTTGACCGAGGATCAGGGACCGCTGCGCCTGTGGTCGGCGGAACGCTGCGAAGGGTGA
- a CDS encoding TRAP transporter permease yields MSASPVSGGSPRPASSIPETPRPGHAPGHGHEPEIEVSEGLPPGFGEGWTGRVAFWLAVAFSLFQLWAAAYGTLPSQIVRAMHVGFLLLVGFVLVGNLVAKTKGGQAFFWALGGLGFFTGLYQWIEYADLIRRTGFLTQMDLIMGTVLVLLVFEGARRLMGWPLAVIAGIFLAYCFFGQHLPAPFIHRGYGYEQIVEHFAFGTEGIYGSPIYVSSAYIFIFVVFAAFLERAGMLNLFNDFALGMVGGVRGGPAQVAVLSSALMGTISGSGVANVVASGQFTIPMMKKSGFRASFAGGVEATASMGGQIMPPVMGAVAFIMAETLNVPYAAVVQAAIIPAVLYFGVVFWMVWLQAGRDDLKGLPKASLPNPWQAVREQWPLILPLAALVYLLFAGYTPIFAGTMGLALVTVLILGAPLAAMIGPMVFRVVFWVALGVASASFVEYGVDLLAIVIAGLLVACALFKGARPTIGIVRDALAQGARNALPVGMACAIVGIVIGTLTLTGIASTFIGAIIAIGENNLFLSLVLTMLTCLVLGMGIPTIPNYIITSSLAGPALLELGVPLLVSHMFVFYFGIMADLTPPVALACFAAAPIAKSSGLKISMQAIRLAAAGFIIPFMAVYTPSLMLQDGGAIAEAYGYPVEVAYILLKTVMGVGMWGIAVVGYLWDRTTLIERLLAFAAGVSLILAMPWTDEAGFALTAAFLIVHGMRTRRNRAVA; encoded by the coding sequence ATGTCCGCATCCCCCGTTTCCGGCGGGTCGCCCCGCCCTGCCTCGTCGATCCCCGAAACCCCCCGCCCCGGTCATGCCCCAGGCCATGGGCACGAGCCCGAGATCGAGGTCAGCGAGGGCCTGCCCCCCGGCTTCGGCGAGGGCTGGACCGGCCGCGTCGCCTTCTGGCTGGCCGTCGCCTTCTCGCTCTTCCAGCTGTGGGCCGCGGCCTATGGCACGCTGCCCAGCCAGATCGTGCGGGCCATGCATGTGGGCTTCCTGCTGCTGGTGGGCTTCGTGCTGGTCGGCAACCTGGTCGCCAAGACCAAGGGCGGGCAGGCGTTCTTCTGGGCGCTCGGGGGTCTGGGCTTCTTCACCGGCCTCTATCAGTGGATCGAATATGCCGACCTGATCCGGCGCACCGGGTTCCTGACCCAGATGGACCTGATCATGGGCACCGTGCTGGTGCTGCTGGTCTTCGAGGGGGCGCGGCGCCTGATGGGCTGGCCCTTGGCGGTGATCGCGGGGATCTTCCTGGCCTATTGCTTCTTCGGCCAGCACCTGCCCGCGCCCTTCATCCATCGCGGCTACGGCTATGAGCAGATCGTCGAGCATTTCGCCTTCGGGACCGAGGGCATCTATGGCAGCCCGATCTATGTCAGCTCTGCCTATATCTTCATCTTCGTGGTCTTCGCGGCCTTCCTGGAACGCGCGGGCATGCTGAACCTGTTCAACGACTTCGCGCTTGGCATGGTCGGCGGCGTGCGCGGCGGGCCCGCGCAGGTGGCGGTGCTGTCCTCGGCGCTGATGGGCACGATCTCGGGGTCGGGGGTGGCCAATGTGGTGGCCTCGGGCCAGTTCACCATTCCGATGATGAAGAAATCGGGCTTCCGCGCCTCCTTCGCGGGGGGTGTCGAGGCGACGGCCTCGATGGGCGGGCAGATCATGCCGCCGGTCATGGGCGCGGTGGCCTTCATCATGGCCGAGACGCTGAACGTCCCCTATGCGGCGGTCGTGCAGGCGGCGATCATCCCGGCGGTGCTGTATTTCGGCGTCGTCTTCTGGATGGTCTGGCTGCAGGCCGGGCGCGACGACCTGAAGGGCCTGCCCAAGGCCAGCCTGCCCAATCCCTGGCAGGCCGTGCGCGAGCAATGGCCGCTGATCCTGCCGCTGGCCGCCCTGGTCTATCTGCTGTTCGCGGGCTACACCCCGATCTTCGCGGGCACGATGGGGCTGGCGCTGGTGACCGTGCTGATCCTGGGGGCGCCGCTGGCCGCGATGATCGGGCCGATGGTCTTCCGCGTGGTCTTCTGGGTGGCGCTCGGCGTGGCCTCGGCGTCCTTCGTGGAATACGGGGTCGATCTGCTGGCCATCGTCATCGCCGGTCTGCTGGTCGCCTGCGCGCTGTTCAAGGGCGCGCGCCCGACCATCGGGATCGTGCGCGACGCGCTGGCCCAAGGGGCGCGCAACGCCCTGCCGGTGGGCATGGCCTGCGCGATCGTGGGCATCGTCATCGGCACGCTGACCCTGACGGGCATCGCCTCGACCTTCATCGGCGCGATCATCGCCATCGGCGAGAACAACCTGTTCCTGTCGCTGGTCCTGACCATGCTGACCTGCCTGGTGCTGGGCATGGGCATCCCCACGATCCCCAACTACATCATCACCTCGTCGCTGGCGGGTCCGGCGCTCTTGGAGCTGGGCGTGCCGCTGCTGGTCAGCCACATGTTCGTCTTCTACTTCGGCATCATGGCCGACCTGACGCCGCCCGTGGCGCTGGCCTGCTTCGCGGCAGCGCCCATCGCCAAATCCTCGGGGCTGAAGATCTCGATGCAGGCGATCCGGCTGGCGGCGGCGGGGTTCATCATCCCCTTCATGGCGGTCTATACCCCGTCCCTGATGCTGCAGGACGGCGGCGCCATCGCCGAGGCCTACGGCTATCCGGTCGAGGTCGCCTACATCCTGCTGAAGACCGTGATGGGCGTCGGCATGTGGGGAATCGCGGTCGTGGGCTATCTGTGGGACCGCACCACCCTGATCGAGCGGTTGCTGGCCTTCGCGGCGGGGGTCTCGCTGATCCTGGCGATGCCGTGGACGGATGAGGCAGGCTTCGCGCTGACCGCCGCCTTCCTGATCGTGCACGGGATGCGCACCCGTCGCAACCGGGCGGTGGCCTGA
- a CDS encoding BadF/BadG/BcrA/BcrD ATPase family protein: MTVFLGIDGGGTGCRAALCDARGRLLGQGQGGAANINTDIEGAAASIRAATAQAIGDCGVDPRALVAVLGLAGGAMQGAVRQLRGLLPFARIRIVNDGITAARGALGNRDGVLAAMGTGSVFVRQRAGEVLQVGGRGFLMGDQGSGAVLGRSLLAQAMRAGDGLAPMTPLLQAMLDRHGGIEGIIEFGNRARPGDFARLAPEMLQGDPAAEAILQEAARDILQILTVLRDGQPLPVVFTGGLGPHYAARLADALPVQAPRGTALDGALAMARDLEGLPDA, translated from the coding sequence ATGACGGTCTTTCTGGGAATCGATGGCGGCGGGACCGGATGCCGGGCGGCGCTGTGCGACGCCCGGGGGCGCCTGCTGGGCCAGGGCCAGGGCGGGGCCGCCAACATCAACACCGACATCGAGGGCGCGGCGGCCAGCATCCGCGCCGCGACTGCCCAAGCCATCGGCGACTGCGGCGTCGATCCGCGGGCACTGGTCGCGGTGCTGGGGCTGGCGGGCGGCGCGATGCAGGGCGCGGTGCGGCAGTTGCGCGGGCTCTTGCCCTTCGCCCGCATCCGCATCGTCAATGACGGGATCACGGCGGCGCGCGGCGCGCTTGGGAACCGCGACGGGGTGCTGGCCGCGATGGGCACGGGATCGGTCTTCGTGCGCCAGCGCGCGGGCGAGGTCCTCCAGGTCGGCGGGCGCGGCTTCCTGATGGGCGATCAGGGCAGCGGCGCGGTGCTGGGGCGCAGCCTTCTGGCGCAGGCGATGCGGGCGGGCGACGGGCTAGCACCGATGACGCCGCTGCTGCAGGCCATGCTGGACCGCCATGGCGGGATCGAGGGGATCATCGAGTTCGGCAACCGCGCCCGCCCCGGCGACTTCGCCCGGCTGGCGCCCGAGATGCTGCAGGGCGACCCGGCCGCCGAGGCGATCCTGCAGGAGGCCGCCCGCGACATCCTGCAGATCCTGACGGTGCTGCGGGACGGCCAGCCCCTGCCCGTGGTCTTCACCGGCGGCCTCGGCCCCCATTACGCCGCCCGGCTGGCCGACGCGCTGCCCGTCCAGGCCCCGCGCGGCACTGCGCTGGACGGGGCGCTGGCCATGGCCCGCGACCTCGAAGGCCTGCCCGATGCCTAG